A stretch of Pristis pectinata isolate sPriPec2 chromosome 26, sPriPec2.1.pri, whole genome shotgun sequence DNA encodes these proteins:
- the LOC127583367 gene encoding sphingosine-1-phosphate phosphatase 2-like isoform X2, which yields MSALLSSLRGPQLVAHFQRRCGLRPLSAADPAERRCPEADGRAPVSTAGSPRERGKSESNGALNGAAVVMYIGQTSKDVLRWPRPPSPPVIKLEVRVDAEYGMPSTHAMAATAIPFTFLLATMNRYKYPFELGLLFALTICVLVSLSRIYTGMHTVLDVLCGIAITALLVTVSYPFWDAIETFQMKNCFAPVLALTLSFLLSINYPELDHWSTARGDTTNIVSAGGGAAVATWINYQWGLILEPLSAPPYEMPLVTPELLGRMVARFTIGIVIVFFARQAIKSVALAFVCKLAGVSPGDQEARKLLWVEVPYKYITYSCLGVVGLALCPAVHRYLSL from the exons ATGTCCGCTCTGCTGAGCAGCCTGCGGGGACCGCAGCTGGTGGCTCACTTTCAGCGGCGGTGTGGGCTCCGTCCGCTCTCGGCAGCCGATCCGGCGGAGCGACGCTGCCCCGAGGCTGACGGGCGGGCACCAGTCTCCACAGCCGGATCACCGAGGGAGCGGGGCAAAAGCGAGAGCAACGGCGCGCTGAACGGCGCTGCG GTTGTGATGTACATTGGGCAGACTTCCAAAGATGTCTTAAGATGGCCGAGACCTCCGTCACCTCCAGTAATCAAGCTTGAAGTGCGGGTGGATGCAGAATATGGCATGCCTTCCACTCATGCCATGGCAGCCACTGCTATCCCCTTCACCTTCCTCCTGGCCACAATGAACAGGTACAAG TACCCCTTTGAGCTGGGATTGCTGTTTGCTCTAACCATTTGTGTCTTGGTCTCCCTCAGCCGTATTTACACAGgaatgcatacagttttg GATGTACTCTGTGGAATTGCAATCACTGCTCTGCTGGTAACTGTCTCCTACCCTTTCTGGGATGCCATTGAGACTTTTCAAATGAAGAATTGCTTTGCTCCTGTATTAGCATTGACGTTGTCCTTCCTGCTATCTATTAACTATCCTGAGCTGGACCACTGGAGCACAGCGAGGGGTGACACCACTAATATAGTCAGTGCAGGTGGAGGAGCTGCTGTGGCCACTTGGATTAATTATCAATGGGGCCTCATCCTGGAACCTTTGTCAGCTCCACCCTATGAGATGCCTTTGGTGACACCTGAACTCCTTGGCAGGATGGTTGCCCGATTTACCATTGGCATTGTGATTGTATTTTTTGCACGGCAGGCTATAAAATCTGTGGCCTTGGCTTTTGTCTGCAAATTGGCTGGAGTCTCCCCTGGTGACCAGGAAGCCCGGAAGCTCCTATGGGTGGAAGTTCCCTACAAGTATATTACGTATAGTTGCCTTGGGGTCGTTGGACTTGCACTGTGCCCAGCAGTGCATAGATATTTATCACTTTGA
- the LOC127583367 gene encoding sphingosine-1-phosphate phosphatase 2-like isoform X1: MSALLSSLRGPQLVAHFQRRCGLRPLSAADPAERRCPEADGRAPVSTAGSPRERGKSESNGALNGAAIPQKKYKIENYFLYYLFLFAATLGQEVFYITFLPFCYWNIDPHVARRVINVWAVVMYIGQTSKDVLRWPRPPSPPVIKLEVRVDAEYGMPSTHAMAATAIPFTFLLATMNRYKYPFELGLLFALTICVLVSLSRIYTGMHTVLDVLCGIAITALLVTVSYPFWDAIETFQMKNCFAPVLALTLSFLLSINYPELDHWSTARGDTTNIVSAGGGAAVATWINYQWGLILEPLSAPPYEMPLVTPELLGRMVARFTIGIVIVFFARQAIKSVALAFVCKLAGVSPGDQEARKLLWVEVPYKYITYSCLGVVGLALCPAVHRYLSL, encoded by the exons ATGTCCGCTCTGCTGAGCAGCCTGCGGGGACCGCAGCTGGTGGCTCACTTTCAGCGGCGGTGTGGGCTCCGTCCGCTCTCGGCAGCCGATCCGGCGGAGCGACGCTGCCCCGAGGCTGACGGGCGGGCACCAGTCTCCACAGCCGGATCACCGAGGGAGCGGGGCAAAAGCGAGAGCAACGGCGCGCTGAACGGCGCTGCG ATTCCTCAGAAGAAATACAAGATTGAGAATTATTTCCTCTACTACCTCTTCCTGTTTGCTGCTACATTGGGCCAGGAGGTTTTTTACatcaccttccttcctttctgTTACTGGAATATTGACCCACATGTTGCTCGGAGAGTGATCAACGTCTGGGCA GTTGTGATGTACATTGGGCAGACTTCCAAAGATGTCTTAAGATGGCCGAGACCTCCGTCACCTCCAGTAATCAAGCTTGAAGTGCGGGTGGATGCAGAATATGGCATGCCTTCCACTCATGCCATGGCAGCCACTGCTATCCCCTTCACCTTCCTCCTGGCCACAATGAACAGGTACAAG TACCCCTTTGAGCTGGGATTGCTGTTTGCTCTAACCATTTGTGTCTTGGTCTCCCTCAGCCGTATTTACACAGgaatgcatacagttttg GATGTACTCTGTGGAATTGCAATCACTGCTCTGCTGGTAACTGTCTCCTACCCTTTCTGGGATGCCATTGAGACTTTTCAAATGAAGAATTGCTTTGCTCCTGTATTAGCATTGACGTTGTCCTTCCTGCTATCTATTAACTATCCTGAGCTGGACCACTGGAGCACAGCGAGGGGTGACACCACTAATATAGTCAGTGCAGGTGGAGGAGCTGCTGTGGCCACTTGGATTAATTATCAATGGGGCCTCATCCTGGAACCTTTGTCAGCTCCACCCTATGAGATGCCTTTGGTGACACCTGAACTCCTTGGCAGGATGGTTGCCCGATTTACCATTGGCATTGTGATTGTATTTTTTGCACGGCAGGCTATAAAATCTGTGGCCTTGGCTTTTGTCTGCAAATTGGCTGGAGTCTCCCCTGGTGACCAGGAAGCCCGGAAGCTCCTATGGGTGGAAGTTCCCTACAAGTATATTACGTATAGTTGCCTTGGGGTCGTTGGACTTGCACTGTGCCCAGCAGTGCATAGATATTTATCACTTTGA